TCTTATGTCTGTTTTTTCTTAAACGCTTCTTTCTTTTATGCGTTGCAATCTTATGTCTTTTCCTTTTTTTACCACAAGGCATAACTCTTCGATTTTTTGGTTAGAAATATTTTTTACTATAATTGTTTCAAGTAATTATCCACTGTGGAGTGAACCACCGGATCATCACTCATGTTTTTTACTTGATTAAATTCAGCCTTAGCACTCTCTTTCTTGCCCAATTCCGCATAACATACCGCCAAATAATATCTAGCCTGCAAATTTTGCGGATCGATCTTCAATAAAGCTTGGAATCGCTCCACTCCTTTATCATACTGAAAGGACTGGATAGACATCATTCCCAAGTTGTAAAGAGCTTCTTCATGCTCAGGCTCCTGCTTTAACACATCCTTCAACATTCGGGCCGCCTTCATTGGCTGTCCCGTTGGCAGATATGTCATAGCAAGCCTAGTCTTTACTCCAAGAGAATCAGGCCACTCTTCCATTACTTTCTCATAATAGGTCTGCGCTTTCGAGCCGTAGTCTTTAGCCTGTTCCGCTGACATCGCAACACTGAAGACTTCGTAATAAGCGTCAGCCACTACTCGCAAGTTTTCCGCATTAGGGTTTTCCGGAATGGCAAGTTCAGCATACTTCACCGCACTATCCAATCTCCCAACGCTTGCGTATAGAGTTCGCAAAGAATCCGCAAATATACTCTTTTCTTCCGGACTTTGCGAATTATTAAAAGAAAAAGTCATCTTTTCTAGCTTTTCCTTTTTCTCCTCCGTCATCAATGACATATGAGAAGCCATCTCTCCATCATGATCACTGTGATCGTGACCATCGTCAGCACTATGCTCCTCAACTTGGCTAACGCCGTTTTCAGTTCCATTTTCGTCTTCGACGACATACTTGGGCAAAGTGTACAATGCACCTGACAAGCCCAAGGCCACTACCAATAAAATGATGCGAGATTTATTCATAAAAGATCGAGATTTAGCGGAATTGATTCAAGATAGCAATCCCCTTGTTAGGTTTACGCAGTGACAGTGACACTTTGCTTGATCTTATCAACAAAAACTTTTGACGGCTTGAAGCTCGGCACATAGTGCTCGTCTATTACTATAGCCGTGTTTTTGGAAATGTTACGAGCAACTTTTTGAGCGCGCTTCTTATTCACGAAACTTCCAAAGCCTCTCACATAGATGTTTCTACCGTCAGCCATTGAATTTTTCACAACTTGGAAAAAAGCCTCAACAGTCTCTTGCACATCCGCCTTGTCGATACCTGTTTGCTCTGCAATTTCTGCAATAACTTCTGCCTTTGTCACGTTAATTTTTTTTAGGTTTATAATTCTTAATAATCTAGTAACCAACTATTTTTAAGCTCACAAAAATAGTTGACCGTTTTAAAATTTAAAACTGTTAGCCCAAAAATAACTTTAAACACCCTCATATAAATTGGAAAATAGCACTTCAAACAAGCAACACTTCTCCAATACGCTTATCAATTGGTATCATCAAAATAAAAGAAATCTTCCATGGAGAAACACCACCTCTGCATATCATATATGGCTGTCGGAGATCATCCTTCAGCAAACCCGGGTAAGTCAGGGACTCCCTTATTATCAGCAATTTACAGAAAAATTTCCGACTATTCAAGACTTAGCCAATGCTCAAGAAGATGAGGTCATGAGAACATGGCAAGGTTTGGGGTATTATTCACGAGCCAGAAACCTTCACAAATGCGCGAAAATCATCACTGAAAACTTTTTAGGAAAATTCCCGGAAAGCTACAAAGAACTGCTAAAATTGCCTGGAATAGGTCCATATACAGGAGCCGCAATCGCATCTTTCGCTTTCAAAGAGCCTGTTCCAGCTATAGATGGAAACGCGTATCGTGTCTTATCTAGGGTCTTCGGCTTGGACCATGACCTGTCTGAAAGCAAAACTTTTCGAAAATTTTTCGAGGCTTCAGGCCAATTGATCCCCGACAACAATCCCGATGATTACAATCAAGCGATCATGGAATTTGGAGCGATGCACTGTACGCCTAAAAACCCAAACTGCCAAGAATGTCCTTTTATTTCCTCGTGCTTTGCCTATGAAAACAACCAGCAACATCTGCTACCTGTAAAGACCAAAAAAACAAAAGTCAGCAAAAGACATATGAATTATTTAGTCTTCAGGCATGCGGATACTTTTTTCATGAAACAAAGAAGCGGCAAGGATATTTGGCAAGGTCTTTATGATTTCTATTGCTTAGAAAGCGAAAACAACCCAGACATAAACGAAATCGAAGACAAATTGCTCTTTAGTTTGCTAAATTCAGGCGCTATAGTAGAACATGAATCTACCGTTTACAAACATGTTCTATCACACCGACAACTGTTTATTCGATTTTACGTAATAGATGTTCAAAGTTCGGCAAATGTCCAAATGCTGGAACAATCAGATTTGATCGCTTTTGAAAAAGAAACCTTGGAGGAAATTCCAAAACCTATTATTATTGACAAATTTTTGAAAATTTACAACGGCGAACAAAACTTGTTAATCTTATAAATATACATCCAAATTATGGCAGGAGTAAATAAAGTAATTCTAGTCGGCAACCTAGGAAGAGATCCTGAAATCAGACATCTAGAAAACGGAACGCCAGTAGCCAACTTCACTCTAGCGACATCCGAATCTTATACCGACCGCAATACTAAAGAAAGAAAAACAACAACTGAATGGCACAACATTGTACTTTGGAGAGGCTTGGCTGAAATCGCTGAGAAATACCTTAGAAAGGGCAACAGCGTGTATATAGAAGGAAAAATCACTACAAGATCTTACCAAGATCAACAAGGTGTAACGAAATATATTACTGAAATCGTAGGCCAAAACATGACTATGCTCGGTGGAGCTCAAAGAAACGACAACGCCGGCAATGGCTACCCTGCTCAACAACCAGCAAACCAGCAAGTCAACTCGCCTCAAGCCCAACCTATGGCTAGCAAGCAAGAGACTCCTGCTTCGGTTGACTTTTCTTCTGACGAAACGGATGATTTGCCATTCTAATATCAAACTCAATCCTTCTTTTTTAAGGAAGGATTTTCTTTTTTCGATTTTCGACAAAAAATTTGCATCATTACAAAAAAATCGAAATATTGATATAAATGCACAAGCATCTAAATAAGTATTCTTAAACTAAATTTCAACACATTCCTTGGAAACGACATTTGCGAATCTGGATGACCCATATCCCAGTATCCTTAGTGCTATTTTATTAAGCGCTACAGATTATCCTTTATTTTTCTACGGCACTAATGCCTTGATATTTATCATTCTACTTACGCTATCCTTTTTAGTCTCCGGCTCCGAAGTGGCCTTTTTTTCACTCAGTCCTGATCAAGTAGAACAGTGCAAGAATTCAAACTCCAGCAGTGACAAAATGATTTCCAACCTCTTGGAAAAACCCAAAAGACTGCTTGCTACAATACTCATACTCAATAACTTGATAAATATCGCCATAGTAACATTATCCACTATTGTGATATGGAATGTCACGGGCACAAAAGACGGTAGCGACTTCTTTGTTTTTCTATTGCAAACAGTCATTGTAACGATATTGATCCTTTTCTTTGGCGAAGTAATCCCTAAGAACTATGCGCTGTTCAATAGCCTTAATTTTGCCAAAATCATGGGCAAACCGCTTGCTTGGTCCGCTACTTTTTTAAAGCCCCTATCTTGGAGCTTAATGACGCTCAGCAATATCATCGAGCGAAGAGTGGAAAAAAAGGGCTAC
The Aureibacter tunicatorum DNA segment above includes these coding regions:
- a CDS encoding single-stranded DNA-binding protein; translated protein: MAGVNKVILVGNLGRDPEIRHLENGTPVANFTLATSESYTDRNTKERKTTTEWHNIVLWRGLAEIAEKYLRKGNSVYIEGKITTRSYQDQQGVTKYITEIVGQNMTMLGGAQRNDNAGNGYPAQQPANQQVNSPQAQPMASKQETPASVDFSSDETDDLPF
- a CDS encoding HU family DNA-binding protein — encoded protein: MTKAEVIAEIAEQTGIDKADVQETVEAFFQVVKNSMADGRNIYVRGFGSFVNKKRAQKVARNISKNTAIVIDEHYVPSFKPSKVFVDKIKQSVTVTA
- a CDS encoding tetratricopeptide repeat protein, which codes for MNKSRIILLVVALGLSGALYTLPKYVVEDENGTENGVSQVEEHSADDGHDHSDHDGEMASHMSLMTEEKKEKLEKMTFSFNNSQSPEEKSIFADSLRTLYASVGRLDSAVKYAELAIPENPNAENLRVVADAYYEVFSVAMSAEQAKDYGSKAQTYYEKVMEEWPDSLGVKTRLAMTYLPTGQPMKAARMLKDVLKQEPEHEEALYNLGMMSIQSFQYDKGVERFQALLKIDPQNLQARYYLAVCYAELGKKESAKAEFNQVKNMSDDPVVHSTVDNYLKQL
- the mutY gene encoding A/G-specific adenine glycosylase; protein product: MENSTSNKQHFSNTLINWYHQNKRNLPWRNTTSAYHIWLSEIILQQTRVSQGLPYYQQFTEKFPTIQDLANAQEDEVMRTWQGLGYYSRARNLHKCAKIITENFLGKFPESYKELLKLPGIGPYTGAAIASFAFKEPVPAIDGNAYRVLSRVFGLDHDLSESKTFRKFFEASGQLIPDNNPDDYNQAIMEFGAMHCTPKNPNCQECPFISSCFAYENNQQHLLPVKTKKTKVSKRHMNYLVFRHADTFFMKQRSGKDIWQGLYDFYCLESENNPDINEIEDKLLFSLLNSGAIVEHESTVYKHVLSHRQLFIRFYVIDVQSSANVQMLEQSDLIAFEKETLEEIPKPIIIDKFLKIYNGEQNLLIL